Proteins from a single region of Runella sp. SP2:
- a CDS encoding citrate synthase, which translates to MSDKAQLIVEGKTYEFPTIEGSEKEKAIDINTLRDTTGYITIDSGYKNTGATKSAITFLDGEEGILRYRGYSIEELAEKATFLEVAYLLIYGELPTQAEYEAFEHKIRVHTMVNEDMRRIFDGFPVNAHPMGVLSSLVSAMSAFYPDSYDEKAPDSTELHIIRLLAKLPTIATWSFKKSQGHPVNYPKNELDYCSNFLHMMFALPVEEYKVDPVVSKALNKLLILHADHEQNCSTSTVRLVGSSKANIYSSISAGICALWGPLHGGANQEVIEMLEDIKADGGDVAKYVDMAKNAKTSGFRLFGFGHRVYKNFDPRAKIIKKAADDVLSKLGVNDPVLEIAKGLEEAALHDPYFVSRRLYPNVDFYSGIIYRALGIPTNMFTVMFAIGRLPGWIAQWKEMRTNKEPIGRPRQIYTGATPRDFVPMNER; encoded by the coding sequence ATGTCAGATAAAGCACAATTAATAGTAGAAGGAAAAACCTATGAATTTCCTACCATCGAAGGGTCGGAAAAAGAAAAAGCCATCGACATCAACACTCTTCGTGATACCACAGGATATATAACGATTGACAGTGGTTATAAAAACACGGGTGCAACCAAAAGTGCCATTACATTTTTGGACGGAGAAGAAGGGATTTTGCGGTATCGTGGATACTCAATTGAAGAACTCGCGGAAAAAGCTACTTTTTTGGAAGTAGCCTACCTATTAATTTACGGAGAGCTTCCAACGCAAGCCGAATACGAGGCGTTTGAGCATAAAATTCGTGTCCATACGATGGTAAACGAAGATATGCGCAGAATTTTCGATGGCTTCCCCGTAAACGCTCACCCGATGGGCGTGTTGTCGTCGTTAGTAAGTGCCATGAGCGCTTTTTACCCAGATTCGTACGACGAAAAAGCCCCTGATAGCACAGAACTTCATATCATTCGTTTGTTGGCTAAATTGCCAACTATTGCTACTTGGTCGTTCAAAAAATCACAAGGCCACCCAGTAAATTATCCTAAGAATGAGTTGGACTACTGTTCTAACTTCCTTCACATGATGTTTGCGTTGCCTGTGGAAGAATACAAAGTAGATCCAGTTGTTTCAAAAGCTCTCAACAAATTGTTGATTCTCCACGCCGACCACGAACAAAACTGTTCTACTTCAACCGTTCGTTTGGTAGGGTCTTCAAAAGCCAACATTTACTCTTCTATCTCAGCAGGTATTTGCGCCTTATGGGGACCACTCCACGGCGGTGCTAACCAAGAAGTAATCGAAATGTTGGAAGACATCAAAGCCGACGGCGGTGATGTGGCGAAATACGTGGACATGGCGAAAAACGCGAAAACAAGCGGTTTCCGTTTGTTTGGTTTTGGCCACCGTGTTTACAAAAACTTTGACCCACGTGCGAAAATCATCAAAAAAGCAGCGGATGACGTATTGTCGAAATTGGGCGTAAACGATCCAGTATTGGAAATCGCCAAAGGTTTAGAAGAAGCCGCCCTTCACGACCCATACTTCGTGAGCCGTCGCTTGTATCCAAACGTTGACTTCTACTCAGGTATCATTTACCGTGCCTTGGGTATTCCAACCAACATGTTTACCGTGATGTTTGCGATTGGTCGTCTTCCAGGTTGGATTGCACAGTGGAAAGAAATGCGTACCAACAAGGAGCCCATTGGCCGCCCACGTCAGATTTACACTGGTGCTACTCCTCGCGATTTTGTTCCCATGAACGAGCGCTAG
- a CDS encoding DpnD/PcfM family protein → MKVFKIEIKETLAQIVEIEANTVEEAIDRVHKKYKNEEIVLDWSNHVATQIDEYSE, encoded by the coding sequence ATGAAAGTATTTAAAATTGAGATTAAAGAAACTCTTGCACAGATAGTTGAAATCGAGGCCAACACTGTTGAAGAAGCTATTGATAGAGTACATAAGAAGTACAAAAATGAGGAAATTGTCTTAGATTGGAGCAACCACGTTGCAACTCAAATAGATGAATATAGTGAATAA
- a CDS encoding TetR/AcrR family transcriptional regulator translates to MPVQKVTKEEVVKQALFLFKKQGYHRTSMSDLAVACGLLKGSFYHYFSSKDALMLEVLETVHQYFATRVFSIAYDETLPPRERLEKMIAKQIYVAASTEGGCLMGNMAIETALITQEFLPKMREFFEEYLRALAHLYSSKFEPTIAQKLAEQAIVEYEGAWIMVKLTQNNQFLHDVHQRALERFEA, encoded by the coding sequence ATGCCCGTTCAGAAAGTCACCAAAGAAGAAGTTGTAAAACAAGCCCTGTTTTTGTTCAAAAAACAAGGGTATCATCGTACAAGTATGTCAGACCTTGCGGTGGCTTGTGGGCTGTTAAAAGGGAGCTTTTATCATTATTTCAGCAGCAAAGATGCTTTGATGTTGGAAGTGCTTGAAACAGTCCATCAGTATTTTGCCACAAGGGTTTTTTCTATTGCCTACGACGAAACATTACCGCCCCGAGAACGCCTTGAAAAAATGATTGCGAAACAAATTTATGTTGCTGCAAGCACAGAAGGTGGTTGTTTGATGGGAAATATGGCGATAGAAACCGCCCTAATTACGCAGGAGTTCTTGCCAAAAATGCGGGAGTTTTTTGAAGAGTACCTACGCGCATTGGCACATTTATATAGTTCCAAATTTGAACCAACGATTGCCCAAAAGTTGGCTGAACAGGCCATAGTTGAATACGAAGGAGCATGGATTATGGTGAAATTGACCCAAAATAACCAGTTTTTACACGATGTGCATCAACGCGCTCTTGAGCGATTTGAAGCTTAA
- a CDS encoding glycosyltransferase, giving the protein MQDVTSPPRVLLVSTVHPATDPRIVGKIASSLRQHFEVQVLLPEQPVSDDFFNVRLPFFKRIWQRVLVAHPVILLHFLRTRPQFVHIFVAELLPLAFVFQWFGAEVIYEVQENLYKKIPLKTYNRGWLWVRLFQFFDQKARKQFKIVFTEDAYLNEYQNLTKPYAVVHNFAASEWLLVPPPVPNLDQPTFFYAGVISVERAFDTLVKAIVVVKKKYPSVRVQLFGPVRIPNVTQLEGYQEVKDNLIFYGYQSQKQAFVYAREALAGIALLKPVGDYIDSYPTKLFDYMALSLPVITSDLPLLTHVVDGSQCGFCVNPYDAGALAEQLIRCIENPQNLKKMGENGRNAIKEKYNWDNESKKLLELYQK; this is encoded by the coding sequence ATGCAAGACGTCACTTCTCCTCCGCGTGTTCTTTTAGTAAGTACGGTTCATCCCGCCACCGATCCTCGGATTGTGGGGAAAATTGCATCAAGTTTACGTCAGCACTTTGAAGTGCAGGTACTTTTACCCGAGCAGCCTGTTTCGGATGATTTTTTTAACGTTCGACTTCCTTTTTTCAAACGAATTTGGCAGCGAGTCTTGGTAGCTCACCCCGTGATATTGCTTCATTTTCTGAGAACCCGCCCGCAATTCGTTCACATTTTTGTAGCTGAATTATTGCCGTTAGCCTTTGTTTTTCAGTGGTTTGGAGCAGAGGTGATTTACGAAGTACAAGAAAATTTATACAAAAAAATTCCACTCAAAACCTATAACCGAGGCTGGCTTTGGGTGCGCCTTTTTCAATTTTTTGACCAAAAAGCTCGTAAACAGTTCAAGATTGTTTTTACCGAAGACGCTTACCTCAATGAATACCAGAACCTGACGAAACCCTATGCGGTAGTTCACAATTTTGCTGCTTCTGAGTGGCTTTTAGTGCCGCCACCCGTTCCAAATCTTGACCAACCTACCTTTTTTTATGCGGGTGTTATAAGTGTTGAAAGGGCGTTTGATACGCTTGTAAAAGCAATTGTTGTTGTCAAAAAGAAATACCCTTCGGTTCGTGTTCAGCTGTTTGGCCCCGTACGTATCCCTAACGTGACTCAATTGGAAGGCTACCAAGAAGTCAAAGATAATTTGATTTTTTACGGGTATCAGTCGCAAAAACAGGCGTTTGTGTACGCCCGTGAGGCATTGGCAGGCATCGCGCTGCTCAAGCCCGTCGGCGATTATATCGATTCTTATCCTACCAAATTGTTTGATTACATGGCGTTGTCTTTGCCTGTCATTACGTCCGATTTACCTTTGTTAACCCACGTTGTTGATGGAAGTCAATGTGGATTCTGTGTCAATCCGTATGATGCAGGTGCGTTGGCAGAACAGCTGATTAGGTGCATTGAAAATCCCCAAAATTTAAAAAAAATGGGGGAAAATGGCCGTAATGCAATAAAAGAAAAATACAATTGGGACAATGAGTCGAAAAAGCTATTGGAATTGTATCAAAAATAG
- a CDS encoding formylglycine-generating enzyme family protein — protein MSRYFLGYFLSIGLLFASCQSTDDSNSEQQQEETKTVALNEAFVKELGFPATVLYLGLDKPSDTTVTAPAQTKAPKQMVYVQGGVVQIGSDDGHQHERPSFWAKVAPFYIDEHPVTVKEFRAFVEATNYKTEAEKFGNGGIIDESTQQQWILKDGANWHHPMGTDFPAAPDNHPVTQVSWNDANAYAKWAGKRLPCEIEWEHAARNANNSRTFYPWGNDIQTGGKYNANIWQGKFPVKNFNEDGFLYTSPVGKFGKTPLGLTDMSGNVWEWQSNLKFNYEALFRMPVREGDISAERAQRGGSFLCEPTWCHGYRVSGRSSSSPETSLFHVGFRCVKDIK, from the coding sequence ATGTCACGCTATTTTTTAGGCTATTTTCTTTCAATAGGTTTACTTTTTGCAAGCTGTCAGTCAACGGATGATTCGAATTCGGAGCAGCAACAAGAAGAAACAAAAACGGTTGCCCTCAACGAAGCCTTTGTCAAAGAGCTGGGCTTTCCTGCTACTGTTTTGTACTTAGGGCTAGATAAACCTTCGGATACTACGGTCACGGCACCAGCTCAAACCAAAGCCCCCAAACAGATGGTTTATGTGCAAGGCGGGGTTGTACAGATTGGCTCCGACGATGGTCATCAGCACGAACGTCCCTCTTTTTGGGCCAAAGTAGCTCCCTTCTACATTGACGAACATCCCGTTACGGTAAAAGAATTTCGGGCATTTGTGGAAGCGACCAATTACAAAACCGAAGCCGAAAAATTTGGCAACGGCGGTATTATTGATGAGTCAACGCAGCAACAATGGATTCTGAAAGACGGTGCCAACTGGCATCATCCAATGGGAACAGACTTCCCTGCTGCACCTGATAATCATCCTGTTACGCAAGTGTCTTGGAACGATGCTAACGCTTACGCCAAATGGGCTGGCAAACGCCTACCTTGCGAAATAGAATGGGAACACGCCGCCCGCAACGCCAACAATAGCCGCACGTTTTACCCCTGGGGCAACGACATTCAGACGGGAGGCAAGTACAATGCCAACATTTGGCAGGGCAAATTCCCCGTCAAAAACTTCAACGAAGATGGTTTTTTATACACTTCGCCCGTGGGAAAATTTGGTAAAACGCCCCTCGGCCTCACTGACATGAGCGGGAACGTTTGGGAATGGCAGTCGAACTTAAAATTCAACTACGAAGCGTTATTTAGAATGCCCGTTCGCGAGGGGGATATTTCGGCCGAACGGGCTCAACGCGGTGGTTCATTTTTGTGTGAACCCACTTGGTGTCACGGGTATCGGGTATCAGGGCGCTCGTCGTCATCACCCGAAACCAGCCTTTTTCACGTCGGTTTTCGTTGCGTGAAAGATATAAAGTAA
- a CDS encoding alpha/beta fold hydrolase, with amino-acid sequence MKEIALTIPTADGFDLSAVLYEYPGQPKGVVQFNIGTGMRKEFYGNLARYLAEQGFIVCLWEYRGMGKSRPKEKEAFAAIRMQDWAKDMSEVLIFLDQRYPDWPKLMIGHSIGGQLLGLMPNHGILKGVVLLTSSTGTWWRQTFPYRLKAYFFFNILSPLTAPLGYLPAKRMKIMEDLPKGLIMEWRMWCNSENYLFDFLDKTIPQHYYDEVRLPIKSYWTTDDPIANAHTVPALLRHFRNADIMNEALRPKDYRVKRLGHFGLFSRKFKDTIWKKVAQDLEAMASKNHHYNNPALRKINL; translated from the coding sequence ATGAAAGAAATAGCACTCACGATACCGACAGCCGATGGCTTTGACTTATCGGCAGTTCTTTATGAATATCCAGGCCAGCCCAAAGGAGTGGTGCAGTTTAATATAGGCACTGGAATGCGGAAAGAGTTTTACGGAAACTTAGCCCGCTACCTTGCCGAACAAGGGTTTATCGTGTGTCTTTGGGAATATAGAGGTATGGGAAAATCGCGGCCAAAAGAGAAAGAGGCTTTTGCGGCGATCAGGATGCAAGATTGGGCCAAAGACATGAGCGAAGTCTTGATTTTTTTGGATCAGCGTTATCCCGATTGGCCCAAATTAATGATTGGCCATAGCATCGGAGGGCAATTGCTAGGCTTGATGCCTAATCATGGTATTTTAAAAGGAGTGGTATTGCTAACGAGTTCGACGGGTACGTGGTGGCGTCAGACCTTTCCGTACCGACTGAAAGCCTATTTTTTCTTTAATATATTGTCGCCGCTGACTGCTCCTTTGGGGTACTTACCAGCAAAGCGAATGAAAATCATGGAAGACCTGCCCAAAGGCTTGATTATGGAATGGCGTATGTGGTGTAATTCGGAAAATTACCTCTTTGATTTTCTAGACAAAACCATTCCACAACATTATTATGATGAAGTAAGGCTACCCATCAAATCGTACTGGACGACCGACGACCCTATTGCTAATGCGCATACCGTTCCTGCCTTACTACGCCATTTTCGGAATGCTGATATTATGAATGAAGCCCTTCGGCCCAAAGACTACCGTGTAAAGCGGCTAGGGCACTTTGGCCTATTTTCGAGAAAATTCAAGGACACAATTTGGAAAAAAGTAGCCCAAGACCTCGAAGCGATGGCTTCCAAAAATCACCATTATAATAATCCAGCACTTCGGAAAATCAATTTGTAA
- a CDS encoding DinB family protein: protein MNKAEVKGLLQERVQGVVVFSENQTSEIFYAKPAADVWSVAENVQHLILSVQPLARLFGAPKSYFIEKWGKAPHSSRAYEQMVGIYDAALGGGGVATGAFVPLTMAPSKEQLLAEFVQIHQMLLQLVEANWSEEELDEYPIPHPLLGLITAREMLYFTAYHLLHHHQIMQKRAAQVA, encoded by the coding sequence ATGAACAAAGCAGAAGTAAAAGGACTGCTCCAAGAGCGAGTCCAAGGGGTTGTTGTGTTTTCAGAAAACCAAACATCCGAAATTTTTTATGCCAAACCCGCCGCTGATGTATGGTCGGTGGCTGAGAATGTTCAGCACCTGATTTTATCGGTGCAGCCATTGGCGCGTCTTTTTGGCGCACCTAAATCGTATTTTATTGAAAAATGGGGAAAAGCACCCCATTCGTCGAGAGCGTACGAACAGATGGTAGGGATTTACGACGCGGCGTTGGGTGGAGGAGGAGTAGCAACGGGAGCGTTTGTTCCATTGACTATGGCACCATCAAAGGAACAACTGTTAGCGGAGTTTGTACAAATACACCAAATGTTGTTGCAATTGGTGGAAGCCAATTGGTCGGAAGAAGAGCTGGACGAGTACCCGATACCACACCCACTTTTGGGGCTAATCACCGCCCGAGAAATGTTGTATTTTACCGCTTATCACCTCCTTCATCACCATCAAATTATGCAGAAAAGGGCAGCACAGGTAGCTTAA
- the radA gene encoding DNA repair protein RadA has protein sequence MAKVKTAYFCQNCGHQATKWMGRCPSCGEWNTLVEEVIEKEDKKGPLAQWKSVSLAPKPKAINEIKYEEEPRIVTSDAELNRVLGGGIVLGSLVLIGGEPGIGKSTLMLQIALTLTQKVLYVSGEESESQIKMRAERLSSKNNNCFILTETSTDNIFRQIEEFDPDVLIIDSIQTMQSSLIESGAGSVSQVRQCAAELMKYAKESGVPVFMIGHITKDGNLAGPKTLEHMVDTVLQFEGDRHTTYRILRTTKNRFGSTSELGIYEMLGSGLRQVTNPSEILISQREEHLSGITIGSMLEGNRPLKIEIQSLVSVANYGTPQRSSTGFDNKRLQMLLAVLEKRGGFRLGTQDVFLNVAGGLRVEDPAIDLAVVTSLASSYEDSYVPPSICFAGEVGLGGEVRAVNRIEGRIAEAEKLGFKKIYISKYNVKGLIFKNYNIQIIPVAKLDEVFGEVLR, from the coding sequence ATGGCAAAAGTAAAAACAGCCTATTTCTGTCAAAACTGTGGCCACCAAGCTACAAAATGGATGGGGCGTTGCCCATCTTGTGGTGAGTGGAATACTTTGGTAGAAGAAGTCATTGAGAAAGAAGACAAAAAAGGGCCATTGGCTCAGTGGAAATCGGTGAGCTTAGCCCCCAAACCGAAAGCCATCAACGAAATAAAATACGAAGAAGAGCCTCGCATCGTCACTTCCGATGCCGAGCTTAATCGCGTTTTGGGAGGTGGAATTGTGTTAGGTTCATTGGTATTGATTGGAGGTGAACCTGGTATTGGGAAATCAACGTTGATGCTCCAAATTGCCCTTACACTTACCCAAAAAGTGCTGTACGTTTCGGGAGAAGAAAGCGAATCGCAAATTAAAATGCGGGCGGAGCGTTTGAGTAGTAAAAACAACAATTGCTTTATCCTTACCGAAACCTCCACCGACAATATTTTCCGCCAAATCGAAGAATTTGACCCCGATGTACTCATCATTGACTCCATCCAAACCATGCAATCGTCGCTGATTGAGTCAGGCGCGGGTAGTGTGTCGCAGGTGCGTCAATGCGCGGCCGAATTAATGAAATATGCCAAAGAAAGCGGCGTTCCCGTGTTTATGATTGGGCATATTACCAAAGATGGAAATTTGGCAGGGCCCAAAACCCTCGAACACATGGTGGACACCGTGCTGCAATTTGAGGGCGACCGCCATACCACTTACCGCATTTTGCGCACGACCAAAAACCGTTTTGGTAGCACCTCCGAACTGGGAATCTACGAAATGCTGGGGTCGGGACTTCGTCAAGTAACCAATCCTTCCGAAATTTTAATCTCCCAACGAGAAGAGCACCTCAGCGGCATTACGATTGGGTCAATGCTAGAAGGAAATAGACCCTTAAAGATTGAAATTCAGTCGCTTGTGAGTGTCGCCAACTACGGAACACCTCAACGAAGCAGTACAGGTTTTGATAACAAACGCCTACAAATGTTGTTGGCGGTACTCGAAAAACGAGGCGGTTTTCGGTTAGGAACGCAAGATGTTTTCCTTAATGTAGCAGGCGGCCTTCGCGTCGAAGACCCCGCCATCGACTTGGCAGTCGTTACGTCTCTTGCTTCTTCCTACGAAGATTCTTATGTCCCCCCTTCCATCTGTTTTGCGGGGGAAGTCGGGCTGGGTGGCGAAGTACGGGCCGTGAATCGAATCGAAGGGCGAATTGCGGAAGCTGAAAAGCTCGGTTTTAAGAAAATTTACATATCCAAATACAATGTTAAAGGGTTGATTTTCAAAAACTACAACATCCAAATTATCCCCGTTGCAAAACTTGATGAGGTTTTTGGGGAAGTTTTACGATAA
- a CDS encoding amidohydrolase family protein codes for MSLHQLNRIIWIVLLAAHGVVAQKSYLLRPDRIFDGQEIRENWHLLVVNDKIVAVGDAKSITALPQSSKAEIIELKGCTLLPGFIEGHSHLFLHPYNETTWDDQVLKEARSLRTSRAVVHAKKTLMAGFTTVRDLGTEGAEFDDVGLKQAIQQGIIPGPRMIIATKALIATGSYAPKGFSTDVTVPQGAEEADGRDPLIRAVRNQIGKGADVIKIYADYRWGLMGEARPTFLIDEIKLIVETAQSSGRPVIAHAGSVEGMRRAILGGCETLEHGDAGTPEIFALMKEKGVALCPTLAAGDAITQYRGWKKGIEPEPERIKNKRKTFQQALDAGVTICFGGDVGVFTHGDNAREMEMMVDYGMKPLDVLRSATSVNARVFHQEQLGQIKTGFLADLVAVEGRPDVRINDVRNVKLVIKNGEIQH; via the coding sequence ATGTCACTTCATCAACTAAATCGAATCATTTGGATAGTTCTTTTGGCGGCTCATGGCGTTGTCGCTCAGAAATCGTACCTGCTACGCCCCGACCGCATTTTTGATGGGCAAGAAATTCGCGAAAATTGGCATTTACTGGTCGTAAACGATAAAATAGTAGCCGTAGGCGATGCCAAATCAATAACCGCCTTACCCCAATCTTCCAAAGCTGAAATTATTGAGTTGAAAGGATGTACGTTACTTCCTGGCTTTATCGAAGGACACTCCCACTTATTTTTACACCCTTACAACGAAACAACTTGGGACGACCAAGTGCTCAAAGAAGCACGTTCTCTTCGTACTTCACGAGCGGTTGTTCACGCAAAAAAAACATTAATGGCAGGGTTCACGACCGTGCGTGACTTAGGCACAGAAGGGGCTGAGTTTGACGATGTTGGGTTAAAACAAGCCATTCAACAAGGAATTATCCCAGGCCCACGTATGATTATTGCCACCAAAGCCCTGATTGCCACGGGAAGTTACGCACCCAAAGGTTTTAGTACCGATGTAACCGTACCCCAAGGCGCAGAAGAAGCCGACGGCCGCGACCCGCTCATACGCGCCGTACGAAATCAAATCGGAAAAGGAGCCGATGTCATCAAGATTTATGCCGATTATCGGTGGGGTTTGATGGGTGAAGCCCGCCCTACTTTTTTGATTGACGAAATCAAACTTATTGTAGAAACCGCACAGAGTAGCGGCCGCCCCGTCATTGCCCACGCGGGAAGTGTCGAAGGGATGCGTAGGGCGATTTTGGGTGGATGCGAAACCCTCGAACACGGCGATGCAGGTACGCCCGAAATCTTTGCGCTGATGAAAGAAAAGGGCGTTGCACTCTGCCCTACCTTGGCCGCAGGCGATGCCATTACGCAATACCGAGGTTGGAAAAAAGGCATTGAACCCGAACCTGAAAGAATCAAAAACAAACGAAAGACATTCCAACAAGCCCTAGATGCGGGAGTTACGATTTGTTTCGGGGGTGACGTAGGTGTTTTTACTCACGGAGACAATGCCCGTGAAATGGAAATGATGGTCGATTATGGCATGAAACCCCTCGACGTGCTGCGTTCGGCGACGTCGGTCAACGCCCGCGTTTTCCACCAAGAACAACTAGGTCAAATCAAAACAGGCTTTTTGGCTGATTTAGTGGCGGTTGAAGGACGCCCTGACGTTCGGATAAACGACGTTCGCAATGTCAAATTGGTCATCAAAAATGGAGAAATTCAACATTAG
- a CDS encoding alpha-amylase family protein → MSLPTSDKIVVYQIYTRLFGNLKTTNKFYGSRDENGVGKFNDINDKALTSLKKFGISHVWFTGVIEHATMTDYSAFGIPKDNPYVVKGIAGSPYAIKDYYDVNPDLAVDVPNRMKEFEALVERSHKADLKVIIDCVPNHVARQYHSDVKPKGVKDFGEEDNKNVSFDPQNNFYYLPNQAFQVPDNVPIPPGVEAFPYAENPAKATGNDVFAAKPSINDWFETIKLNYGVDYLNGRQKHFDPIPSTWLKMRDILLYWAQKGVDGFRCDMAEMVPFEFWGWVIPEVKKVYPNQIFIAEIYNPAEYHNYLFNGKFDYLYDKVGLYDSLRRLMEGHGHTGDITRVWQNESGNFSNRMLRFLENHDEHRIASTYFAKNPFYAIPAMVVSATLHTGPLMLYFGQEVGVKPTVAEGFSGEDGRTTMFDYWGVPEYQAWINGGKFDGGKLSPEQKTLRKFYQDLLKLTNTSDAIRNGAFYDLQYANGQYAGYNNAKMFTYLRHTDKQKLLIVCNFDLQNGAKTTIQVPAHAWETMGLSATGNYTLKEIFMHPETLTVEAQNGVSVELEANSVRIFEIKKVK, encoded by the coding sequence ATGTCTTTACCCACCTCTGACAAAATTGTAGTTTACCAAATTTACACCCGCCTCTTTGGCAACCTAAAAACCACCAACAAATTTTACGGAAGTCGCGACGAAAACGGCGTTGGAAAATTCAACGACATTAACGACAAAGCCCTCACTTCGCTCAAAAAGTTCGGCATTTCACACGTTTGGTTCACGGGCGTTATTGAGCACGCTACCATGACCGATTATTCGGCCTTTGGAATCCCAAAAGACAATCCGTACGTGGTCAAAGGAATTGCGGGTTCGCCCTATGCCATCAAGGATTATTACGACGTCAATCCCGATTTGGCCGTTGACGTACCAAACCGAATGAAAGAGTTTGAAGCCCTCGTAGAGCGGTCACACAAAGCTGATTTGAAGGTAATTATCGACTGCGTCCCTAACCACGTCGCGCGGCAATACCATTCGGACGTCAAGCCCAAAGGCGTCAAAGATTTTGGGGAAGAGGATAACAAAAACGTCTCATTTGACCCTCAAAACAACTTTTATTACCTCCCAAATCAAGCGTTTCAAGTACCCGACAACGTTCCAATTCCACCAGGGGTAGAAGCGTTTCCGTATGCCGAAAATCCCGCCAAAGCGACTGGGAACGACGTTTTTGCGGCAAAACCAAGCATCAACGACTGGTTTGAAACCATTAAACTAAACTACGGGGTTGATTACCTCAACGGCCGCCAAAAACACTTTGACCCCATTCCGAGTACGTGGCTAAAAATGAGAGATATTTTGCTGTATTGGGCGCAAAAGGGCGTCGATGGTTTTCGGTGTGACATGGCCGAAATGGTGCCTTTTGAATTTTGGGGTTGGGTAATTCCCGAGGTAAAAAAGGTCTATCCAAATCAAATCTTCATTGCCGAAATCTACAATCCTGCCGAATACCATAATTATCTTTTCAACGGAAAATTTGACTACCTCTACGACAAAGTAGGTTTGTACGACTCACTCCGCCGACTGATGGAAGGTCACGGACATACGGGTGACATCACGCGGGTATGGCAAAACGAATCGGGTAATTTTAGCAATCGAATGCTTCGTTTCCTCGAAAACCACGACGAACACCGCATTGCTTCCACTTATTTTGCTAAAAATCCATTTTACGCCATTCCTGCCATGGTCGTTTCGGCTACACTCCACACGGGGCCGCTGATGCTCTATTTTGGTCAAGAAGTAGGCGTAAAACCAACGGTCGCTGAAGGTTTTTCGGGGGAAGACGGTCGCACAACAATGTTTGATTATTGGGGCGTACCCGAATACCAAGCGTGGATTAACGGTGGAAAATTTGACGGAGGGAAACTTTCTCCCGAACAAAAAACGCTGCGTAAATTTTACCAAGATTTACTGAAACTGACCAATACTTCGGACGCGATTCGGAACGGTGCCTTCTATGATTTGCAATACGCTAACGGTCAATATGCGGGTTATAACAACGCCAAAATGTTCACGTACCTTCGCCATACCGACAAACAAAAACTCCTGATTGTCTGCAACTTTGACTTACAAAATGGCGCAAAAACAACGATTCAAGTACCTGCTCACGCGTGGGAAACGATGGGGCTTTCGGCCACGGGAAATTATACGTTAAAAGAAATCTTTATGCACCCCGAAACCCTTACAGTAGAAGCTCAAAACGGCGTTTCGGTAGAATTGGAAGCCAACAGCGTACGGATTTTTGAAATCAAAAAAGTGAAATAA
- a CDS encoding DpnI domain-containing protein — MNLNFNKDLAQNYSKKSQITRVLSENWVLKNSYCPKCGITPLQEFENNRPVADFYCKNCTEEFELKSKYQKIGNLIVDGAYSTMIERINSENNPNFFFLSYTKQLAVSNFVIIPKHFFSPQIIIPRKPLSTKAKRAGWVGCNIDISQISEFGKVFIVKNSQIINPEIVKKAFNQTLFIRTKDTNAKGWLLDILKCIDSVKKENFILEDVYQFEGILKEKYPNNRFIKDKIRQQLQILRDKGIIEFNGRGHYKKLKNESI, encoded by the coding sequence ATGAATTTGAACTTCAACAAAGATTTGGCTCAAAATTATTCAAAGAAATCTCAAATTACCCGAGTTTTAAGTGAAAATTGGGTGTTGAAAAACTCCTATTGTCCTAAATGTGGTATTACGCCCTTACAAGAGTTTGAAAATAATCGACCTGTTGCAGACTTTTATTGCAAAAATTGCACAGAAGAATTTGAGCTAAAAAGTAAATATCAAAAAATTGGCAATTTGATTGTAGATGGTGCTTACTCAACAATGATTGAAAGAATTAATTCAGAGAACAATCCTAATTTTTTCTTCTTATCGTACACAAAACAATTGGCAGTAAGTAATTTCGTAATTATTCCTAAGCATTTTTTTTCTCCTCAAATAATAATTCCAAGAAAGCCCTTATCTACCAAGGCAAAAAGAGCAGGTTGGGTAGGTTGTAATATTGATATTTCCCAAATTTCTGAATTTGGAAAAGTATTTATAGTCAAAAACAGTCAAATTATTAACCCCGAAATTGTCAAAAAGGCATTCAACCAGACTTTATTTATTAGAACTAAAGACACGAATGCAAAAGGCTGGCTATTAGATATTTTGAAGTGTATTGATTCCGTAAAAAAAGAAAATTTTATTCTTGAAGACGTTTATCAATTTGAGGGCATTTTAAAGGAAAAGTATCCAAACAACCGATTTATAAAAGATAAAATAAGACAACAATTACAGATTTTAAGAGACAAAGGAATTATTGAATTTAATGGGCGTGGTCACTACAAAAAATTAAAAAATGAAAGTATTTAA